Proteins encoded together in one Chitinophaga sp. LS1 window:
- a CDS encoding IS5 family transposase, whose amino-acid sequence MRSKFTLLTDSHWESIKNILTDKRKRKYCLRTIFNAILWICRTGSQWRNLSSEYPYWQIVYYYFDKWEKSGVLEQVMLKLVRKERIYQGHNYAPSVGAIDSQSVKKSAFVSIETGIDGGKHINGRKRHLAVDSLGLPIAISVSSANVHDSIGAFDLLWRIDKVSHRMKLIRTDKAYCGDFSEMVEKYYKWKIEITQKPPSEKGFVPQKGRWQVERSFAWLNNFRRLSKDYEKIPESAVAFIQVAFISILLK is encoded by the coding sequence ATGAGAAGCAAGTTCACATTATTGACCGATTCGCACTGGGAAAGTATTAAAAATATATTAACGGACAAAAGAAAGCGTAAATATTGCCTTCGGACTATCTTCAATGCTATATTATGGATTTGCAGAACCGGCAGTCAGTGGCGTAATCTAAGCAGTGAATATCCATACTGGCAGATAGTTTACTACTATTTTGACAAATGGGAGAAATCAGGGGTGCTGGAACAGGTGATGTTAAAATTGGTAAGGAAGGAAAGAATTTATCAGGGACACAATTACGCTCCATCAGTAGGTGCTATTGATAGTCAAAGCGTAAAGAAAAGTGCATTTGTAAGTATAGAAACCGGTATTGATGGAGGCAAACATATCAATGGTCGAAAGAGACACCTGGCAGTTGATAGTTTAGGATTACCGATTGCTATTAGTGTCAGTAGCGCAAATGTTCATGACTCTATAGGCGCTTTTGATTTGCTGTGGAGAATTGATAAAGTTAGTCATAGGATGAAACTGATTCGTACAGACAAAGCATACTGTGGAGATTTTAGCGAAATGGTTGAAAAATATTATAAGTGGAAAATAGAAATAACGCAGAAACCACCGTCAGAAAAAGGTTTTGTGCCACAGAAAGGCAGGTGGCAGGTCGAACGATCATTTGCCTGGCTCAATAACTTTAGAAGGTTATCGAAGGACTATGAAAAGATACCAGAATCTGCTGTTGCTTTCATCCAGGTAGCCTTCATTAGTATACTTCTAAAATAA
- a CDS encoding IS5 family transposase: protein MLTKRKRKYCLRSIFNAILWICRTGCQWRNLSVAFPYWQIVYYYFNKWKKNGFFEKALQKLVRKERMRQGRNYVPSVAAIDSQSIKKSAFVNIETGIDGGKHINGRKRHLAVDSLGLPIAISISAADVHDSIGAFDLLWKIDKFSHRMKLILADKAYRGEFSEIVENWYSWKMEISQKPPSAKGFIPQTGRWQVERSFAWLNFFRRLDKDHERLPESSVAFIQVAFINILLK, encoded by the coding sequence CCTTCGCAGCATATTCAATGCTATATTATGGATTTGCAGGACGGGTTGTCAATGGAGAAACCTGAGTGTCGCTTTCCCTTACTGGCAGATAGTTTACTACTATTTCAACAAATGGAAAAAGAATGGCTTCTTCGAAAAGGCATTACAGAAGCTGGTTAGAAAGGAACGAATGCGGCAGGGCCGGAATTATGTTCCTTCAGTGGCAGCAATTGATAGCCAAAGTATAAAAAAGAGTGCGTTTGTGAATATAGAAACAGGCATTGATGGCGGAAAGCATATCAATGGTCGAAAAAGACATCTTGCTGTTGACAGTTTAGGGCTACCTATAGCCATTAGCATAAGTGCAGCAGATGTGCATGATTCAATAGGCGCATTTGATCTGTTATGGAAAATTGATAAGTTTAGTCATAGAATGAAACTCATCCTTGCAGACAAAGCTTACCGTGGAGAGTTCAGTGAGATTGTTGAAAACTGGTATAGCTGGAAGATGGAAATTTCTCAGAAACCACCGTCAGCAAAAGGTTTTATACCACAAACAGGTAGATGGCAAGTAGAAAGATCCTTCGCCTGGCTCAATTTTTTCAGAAGGCTTGATAAGGATCATGAGAGGCTACCTGAATCATCTGTCGCATTCATTCAGGTAGCATTCATTAATATTCTTCTAAAATGA